A section of the Jatrophihabitans sp. genome encodes:
- a CDS encoding lysoplasmalogenase family protein, giving the protein MTAAGWIWVAVAAGLAVLDWAAVAAGSRLWERCAKPAVLLALLAAAVTAQPQQDGVHGWLVLALCLGLIGDVALSFAAPGHPVGQPADQSADQAVGQPVGTAAALEPASTGQQPLAPGTAAPTTTSPVSAGSIPAGSIPAGSIPAVPATAGSSPTASAGGAHRARPPASAGRTRAEQQPSALFAAGLGCFLLGHLCYCAAMLNYGTDQLSLGFGLVLVLLALLAFGHRVLTGAQRQGGNSLAIAVAAYIAALGSTVVLGIGTTSLWVAYGILAFAISDLVLASDRFVARRGWAPLTVAITYHLAQTLLLVGLVH; this is encoded by the coding sequence GGATTGGGCAGCGGTGGCTGCCGGGTCCCGGCTGTGGGAGCGCTGCGCCAAGCCCGCCGTGCTGCTGGCCCTGCTGGCCGCGGCGGTGACCGCCCAACCCCAGCAGGACGGGGTGCACGGCTGGCTGGTGCTGGCGCTGTGCCTGGGGCTGATCGGCGATGTCGCGCTGTCCTTCGCCGCGCCCGGACACCCGGTCGGGCAGCCGGCCGATCAGTCGGCCGACCAGGCCGTCGGGCAGCCGGTCGGCACGGCCGCGGCACTGGAACCGGCGAGCACCGGGCAGCAGCCGCTCGCACCAGGAACAGCCGCGCCGACCACGACCTCCCCTGTCTCAGCCGGGTCGATCCCAGCCGGGTCGATCCCAGCCGGGTCGATTCCAGCCGTGCCGGCCACGGCCGGGTCGAGCCCGACCGCATCGGCCGGTGGCGCTCACCGTGCTCGGCCACCTGCCTCGGCCGGCCGGACTCGCGCCGAGCAGCAGCCGAGCGCTCTGTTCGCCGCCGGGTTGGGCTGCTTCCTGCTCGGCCACCTCTGCTACTGCGCGGCCATGCTGAATTACGGCACCGACCAGCTCAGCCTCGGCTTCGGCCTGGTGCTGGTGCTGCTGGCACTGCTCGCCTTCGGCCACCGGGTGCTGACCGGCGCGCAGCGCCAGGGCGGCAACTCGCTCGCGATCGCGGTCGCCGCCTACATCGCCGCCCTCGGCTCGACGGTGGTGCTCGGCATCGGCACCACCTCGCTGTGGGTGGCCTACGGCATCCTCGCCTTCGCGATCTCGGACCTGGTGCTGGCCAGCGACCGGTTCGTGGCGCGGCGTGGCTGGGCTCCGCTCACGGTCGCGATCACCTACCACCTGGCCCAGACGCTGTTGCTGGTCGGCCTGGTCCACTGA